From Roseburia hominis, the proteins below share one genomic window:
- a CDS encoding site-specific integrase, producing the protein MYEDIFNSIRQAAEKRNLRERTIQLYCSDVSYFLRCTNKPVTDLTLEDADAFLTMKRLEGRSPETHNHYRSAIKFFYKRVLKIRWDDDEIPAMKRERNLPTVLTHQEINAIIDATTNLKHKAIIATMYSSGLRVSEVIHLHYDDISRTNLTIHVRETKGRIDRYTILSRRNLDLLTEYWYQCGRPKGILFPSSWTGGYLEPNSINQFFKESARRAGITRRVSSHACRHSFASHLFESGTDIKYIQSLLGHVDPRSTDIYLHVSNKTLLGIRSPFDAPEGGES; encoded by the coding sequence ATGTACGAAGATATTTTTAATTCCATCCGCCAAGCTGCGGAAAAACGCAACCTTAGAGAACGGACCATTCAACTGTATTGCAGTGATGTCAGCTATTTCCTGCGCTGCACCAATAAGCCTGTTACTGACCTCACACTCGAGGATGCAGATGCCTTTCTTACCATGAAACGTCTGGAAGGCAGATCGCCGGAAACACATAATCATTATCGTTCAGCAATCAAGTTCTTCTACAAAAGAGTATTGAAGATACGCTGGGACGATGATGAAATTCCTGCAATGAAGCGGGAACGTAATCTTCCAACAGTCCTTACCCATCAGGAGATAAATGCCATCATTGATGCAACAACGAACCTGAAGCATAAAGCCATCATTGCGACCATGTATTCCTCTGGATTGCGCGTATCCGAGGTGATCCATCTCCACTATGATGATATTTCCCGTACCAACTTGACCATTCATGTCCGTGAGACAAAGGGAAGGATCGACCGGTATACGATCCTTTCCCGGAGAAATCTGGATCTTCTCACAGAGTACTGGTATCAGTGCGGCCGTCCGAAAGGCATTCTTTTCCCAAGCTCATGGACCGGTGGATACCTTGAGCCGAACAGTATCAACCAGTTCTTTAAAGAAAGTGCCAGACGCGCCGGTATTACCCGCCGTGTTTCTTCCCATGCGTGCCGCCATAGTTTTGCAAGCCACCTGTTTGAAAGTGGAACGGATATCAAATATATCCAGTCCCTTCTTGGTCATGTTGATCCCCGCTCTACGGATATATACCTTCATGTAAGCAACAAAACTCTTCTTGGTATCCGCAGCCCTTTTGATGCTCCGGAAGGCGGTGAATCATGA
- a CDS encoding GNAT family N-acetyltransferase encodes MVTEQYRITGDFSTAFYLLLKKNCAPALAGHRAAILFNRNLRRDDSMIVPYKPKLEDLWFREEFMNDPETMSYNIAWGGTIPFPKEEWRDWYDRWIVHDDGNQRYYRYLLDKDRNEFVGEIAYHLDSEKNIYLANIIIYSKYRGKSYGKRGLNLLCQAAKENGCIELYDDIAADNPSVQLFLNMGFVVDYATEEVVMMKKVL; translated from the coding sequence GTGGTAACTGAACAATACCGTATTACGGGAGATTTTTCCACTGCTTTTTATTTGTTGTTAAAGAAAAACTGCGCCCCAGCCTTGGCAGGCCATCGCGCAGCGATTTTGTTCAATCGGAATTTGCGGAGGGATGACAGTATGATTGTTCCATATAAACCTAAGCTTGAGGATTTGTGGTTTAGAGAAGAATTTATGAATGATCCAGAAACTATGTCCTATAATATAGCATGGGGTGGGACGATTCCCTTTCCAAAAGAGGAGTGGAGGGATTGGTACGACAGATGGATTGTGCACGATGATGGAAATCAGAGGTACTATCGTTATCTGCTAGATAAAGATCGTAATGAATTTGTTGGAGAAATCGCTTATCATCTTGATTCAGAGAAAAATATTTATCTTGCAAACATTATTATATATTCAAAATATCGCGGCAAAAGCTATGGAAAAAGAGGCTTGAACCTTTTATGTCAGGCTGCAAAGGAAAATGGTTGCATTGAACTTTATGATGACATTGCCGCAGATAACCCTTCTGTTCAATTGTTTCTCAACATGGGTTTTGTTGTCGATTATGCAACAGAAGAAGTTGTTATGATGAAGAAAGTATTATAA
- a CDS encoding IS110 family transposase, which yields MDSQQFEVIRPKCAGLDVHKKSVVSAVCTSDPVTLTASYKTKVFNTTNSDIAALRDWLLALDCRDVCMESTGKYWIPIFNILEPHMHVVLTHPKYVKAIKGKKTDKRDAKWIANLFRFDIVKASFIPPADIRALRELSRYRLKLSYMRTAEKNRYQNSMTISRIRIDCVLTDPFGLSATRIMDYLLSDEPFDEAKCRSLIDRRVKASPDEVMDAVHGYHILEEQKFKMTHAKAHMDFINKSIDEIEAELFLRSRQYDAHIKRIATVTGITELSALFILSEIGADMSVFESDRHLCSWAGLTPANNESANKKKSTKCSKAGQYLKPLLIQCALAAVKSKKEPYFAIKYQRIAKRRGKKKAIIAIARMMLTSIYHMLSDSEDFHPDDYEATVNPPKQKPVILTLDNTLQFLREQGADPETLKLIQQQCAAQTG from the coding sequence ATGGACTCACAACAGTTTGAGGTGATCCGCCCCAAATGTGCCGGCCTTGACGTACATAAAAAATCGGTTGTTTCCGCTGTCTGTACCTCCGACCCTGTCACTTTGACGGCCTCTTACAAGACTAAAGTCTTTAACACCACCAATTCAGATATCGCCGCCCTGCGCGACTGGCTTCTCGCACTGGACTGCCGCGATGTCTGTATGGAATCCACTGGTAAATACTGGATTCCCATTTTTAATATCCTTGAACCGCACATGCATGTCGTCCTCACACATCCCAAATATGTGAAAGCCATCAAAGGCAAGAAGACAGACAAGCGTGATGCGAAATGGATCGCTAACCTGTTCCGATTTGATATTGTAAAAGCATCTTTTATCCCTCCTGCTGATATACGTGCCTTGCGGGAGCTTTCCCGCTACCGCCTGAAGCTTTCCTATATGCGTACTGCCGAGAAAAACCGCTATCAGAACAGCATGACGATCTCGCGGATACGCATTGACTGTGTACTCACCGACCCGTTTGGCCTGTCCGCCACGCGGATCATGGATTACCTGCTTTCTGACGAACCGTTCGATGAGGCAAAATGCCGTTCCCTGATTGACCGCCGGGTAAAGGCTTCCCCGGACGAAGTTATGGACGCCGTACACGGGTATCACATCCTGGAGGAGCAAAAATTTAAAATGACACACGCAAAGGCACACATGGATTTCATCAACAAATCCATAGATGAAATCGAAGCAGAACTCTTTCTGCGCAGCCGTCAGTATGATGCACATATCAAGCGGATTGCTACTGTTACGGGAATCACGGAACTTTCTGCCTTGTTCATCCTTTCAGAAATCGGTGCTGACATGTCTGTCTTTGAATCCGACAGGCATCTGTGTTCATGGGCTGGACTTACCCCTGCGAATAACGAGAGTGCCAACAAAAAGAAATCCACCAAATGTTCAAAAGCTGGACAATATCTGAAGCCTTTACTGATCCAGTGTGCCCTTGCCGCTGTCAAAAGCAAAAAAGAACCATACTTTGCAATCAAATATCAACGTATCGCCAAACGGCGCGGCAAGAAAAAAGCCATTATTGCCATTGCAAGGATGATGCTTACCAGCATTTACCACATGTTGTCAGACAGCGAAGATTTTCATCCGGATGACTACGAAGCCACAGTCAATCCGCCGAAGCAGAAACCGGTTATTCTTACTCTTGACAATACCCTTCAGTTCCTGAGAGAGCAAGGAGCTGATCCTGAAACCTTAAAACTCATACAGCAGCAATGTGCTGCGCAAACCGGATAA
- a CDS encoding alpha/beta hydrolase, with the protein MKYEIDSDLSKVAKQKAPSNIYLYPVVNMVMKLSTCTSDDKVTVNKYVTPGYENGKLSTFLIEPRKAGGVLPCIIFYHGGGFLLKASKAHYQIAKWYAEMAKCKVVFTDYRLLPQNKYPVPVEDCYCTYKWILNYADMLKINKDKIIVAGDSSGGNLAAAVALMLWDRIQISPLGAMLIYPVTDRRMITESMKKFTDTPVWDAKLTEMFWKAYLGNQEPKQIQYASPIEAESLEHFPNTYIEVAEFDSLRDEGIAFAKRLRSEGVFTEFHEVKGACHGFEAALESRIVEESMQRRIHWIQSVLNKD; encoded by the coding sequence ATGAAATACGAAATAGATAGTGATTTATCAAAGGTTGCAAAGCAGAAAGCACCATCTAATATATACTTATATCCGGTTGTGAATATGGTGATGAAATTGTCTACATGTACGTCAGATGATAAAGTTACCGTTAATAAATATGTAACGCCTGGATATGAGAACGGAAAACTTTCTACTTTTCTTATTGAACCAAGGAAGGCTGGCGGTGTTCTTCCGTGTATTATATTTTATCATGGCGGAGGATTTTTACTAAAAGCGTCAAAGGCACACTATCAGATTGCAAAATGGTACGCGGAAATGGCGAAATGTAAGGTGGTTTTTACAGATTACAGATTATTGCCCCAAAATAAGTACCCTGTTCCTGTTGAAGATTGCTATTGCACCTATAAATGGATACTTAATTATGCCGATATGCTAAAAATCAATAAGGATAAAATAATTGTGGCGGGTGATAGCTCTGGAGGAAACCTTGCCGCTGCGGTTGCGTTGATGTTATGGGATAGAATTCAGATTTCTCCTTTGGGAGCAATGCTAATATATCCTGTCACGGATAGACGTATGATAACGGAATCAATGAAGAAATTCACGGATACGCCTGTTTGGGACGCAAAGTTAACAGAAATGTTTTGGAAGGCATATTTAGGAAATCAAGAGCCTAAACAGATTCAATATGCTTCGCCTATAGAAGCAGAATCATTGGAACATTTTCCGAATACTTATATTGAAGTGGCTGAGTTTGATAGTCTTCGTGATGAGGGAATTGCCTTTGCAAAAAGGTTACGATCAGAAGGTGTTTTTACAGAATTTCATGAAGTGAAAGGTGCGTGTCATGGCTTTGAAGCAGCACTTGAAAGTAGAATTGTAGAAGAATCCATGCAGAGAAGAATTCATTGGATTCAATCTGTTTTGAACAAGGATTAG
- a CDS encoding GNAT family N-acetyltransferase, with the protein MNAEIDIHDVVLTTERLTLRPWQLSDLDDFYEYASVDGVGQMAGWKPHENREESLEILHHFIDEKKTFALEYEGKVIGSLGIERYNEEKFPEFYDKRCREIGYVLSKEYWGRGLMPEAVQKVIEYLFEKVKLDVIFCGHFLSNHQSARVQEKCGFHHYAFGKYETRMGTVEDEEVNVIWKEEYMK; encoded by the coding sequence ATGAATGCAGAGATAGATATACATGATGTTGTCCTGACTACAGAGCGGTTGACACTGCGGCCGTGGCAATTGTCGGATCTGGACGATTTCTATGAATATGCGTCGGTGGACGGTGTGGGTCAGATGGCGGGATGGAAACCGCATGAGAATAGAGAAGAATCGCTTGAAATACTGCACCATTTTATTGACGAAAAGAAGACCTTTGCTCTCGAATATGAGGGCAAAGTAATCGGCTCGCTGGGGATTGAACGATATAATGAAGAGAAATTCCCGGAGTTTTATGATAAGCGTTGCCGTGAAATCGGATATGTATTGTCAAAGGAGTACTGGGGGCGTGGCCTGATGCCGGAGGCTGTGCAGAAGGTCATAGAATATCTTTTTGAAAAGGTAAAGCTGGATGTGATTTTCTGCGGACATTTTTTAAGCAACCATCAATCTGCCCGTGTACAGGAAAAATGCGGATTCCATCACTACGCCTTTGGTAAGTACGAGACAAGAATGGGGACGGTAGAAGACGAAGAGGTGAATGTGATATGGAAAGAAGAATACATGAAATAA
- a CDS encoding EFR1 family ferrodoxin (N-terminal region resembles flavodoxins. C-terminal ferrodoxin region binds two 4Fe-4S clusters.), whose amino-acid sequence MIFYFTGSGNSMWIAKELEGKLNQVAKNIAAYREETEVITSDKIIGFVFPTYMNDLPWIAKEFLLKLKVSKDAYCFAIMTSNHGKSGRAFSSMNQGLAASGAVLSAAFNIQMPGNCIPSTEEENQQRLKNAPARIEEVCRAVQERAINFQMNSKKPSIDFVKKSYLYGTHSLKSLTLLKKFSCTENCSGCGICAKVCPMDNIKITRKGAIHGKNCASCYACVHWCPQHAILPVIPTLKKRKQYTHPEVSVRALIESKDR is encoded by the coding sequence TTGATTTTTTATTTTACCGGAAGTGGAAATTCCATGTGGATTGCTAAAGAATTAGAGGGGAAATTAAATCAAGTAGCAAAGAATATTGCTGCATATAGAGAAGAAACAGAAGTGATAACAAGCGACAAAATCATTGGATTTGTATTTCCGACTTATATGAACGATTTACCTTGGATTGCTAAAGAATTTCTTCTTAAATTAAAGGTCTCTAAAGATGCCTATTGCTTTGCCATTATGACTTCCAATCATGGAAAGAGTGGAAGAGCATTTAGTAGTATGAATCAAGGGCTTGCCGCATCAGGAGCAGTGTTATCAGCAGCATTTAATATACAAATGCCTGGAAATTGCATTCCAAGCACTGAGGAAGAAAATCAGCAACGACTAAAGAACGCTCCTGCGCGTATTGAAGAAGTATGTAGAGCGGTTCAAGAGCGTGCTATTAACTTCCAGATGAACAGCAAAAAGCCATCTATAGATTTTGTGAAAAAATCATATTTATATGGAACACATTCACTAAAGAGTCTGACATTACTAAAAAAATTTTCTTGCACAGAGAATTGTTCCGGCTGCGGGATATGTGCAAAAGTTTGTCCTATGGATAATATAAAAATCACCAGAAAAGGAGCAATTCATGGAAAGAATTGTGCCTCCTGTTATGCGTGTGTGCACTGGTGCCCCCAGCATGCAATTCTACCTGTCATTCCAACCTTAAAGAAACGTAAACAGTATACACACCCGGAAGTTTCAGTGAGAGCTTTAATAGAATCAAAAGACAGATGA
- a CDS encoding DUF6618 family protein, with the protein MEYTCILRHGSRKECWTGKLTLLRKLPGQYEAEISGRGTYFHILAGRHKYGNYLCIPNHDIGCELSDFSDIFWNEERLRSLMRKVDAVTVATALVYLPALADNI; encoded by the coding sequence ATGGAATACACCTGTATTCTCAGGCACGGTTCACGGAAAGAATGCTGGACTGGAAAACTTACGCTGCTGCGGAAACTTCCCGGCCAGTACGAAGCAGAAATCAGCGGGAGAGGGACTTACTTCCACATCCTTGCCGGGCGGCATAAATATGGGAATTACCTGTGCATCCCCAACCATGATATCGGGTGCGAATTATCTGATTTCTCCGATATCTTCTGGAACGAAGAAAGGCTCCGCAGTCTGATGCGGAAGGTAGACGCAGTAACCGTGGCCACCGCCCTGGTGTATCTGCCTGCCCTGGCTGATAATATTTGA
- a CDS encoding AAA family ATPase: MFRTYYGLAFNPFDKQMASEKDRFLSKDISEMLSRLDYLKDTRGIGLFTARPGMGKSFALRCFAKSLNPNLYHMEYLCLSTVSVMEFYRQFCSTLGIEPKGGKPGMFRAIQEQVLYLYREKKQPLLLAIDEAQYLSTGILEDIKMLMNYGYDSLNCFTLILCGEPHLNNTLKKPVHEALRQRVTVHYNFSGLSDSEVGQYVLHKIACAGGASSIIDHAALCAVHSHSQGSPRLVDNLMTNALTLGAQMEKKVIDTEVILASVSSQNLG; this comes from the coding sequence ATGTTCCGCACTTACTATGGGCTGGCCTTCAACCCTTTTGACAAACAGATGGCCTCTGAGAAGGACCGTTTCCTCTCGAAAGACATCTCGGAGATGCTCTCACGGCTGGACTACCTCAAGGATACCAGGGGCATCGGGCTGTTCACCGCACGCCCCGGCATGGGCAAGTCCTTCGCACTGCGCTGTTTTGCCAAAAGCCTGAACCCGAATCTTTACCACATGGAGTATCTCTGCCTCTCTACCGTCAGTGTCATGGAGTTCTACCGCCAGTTCTGTTCTACGCTTGGTATAGAACCCAAAGGCGGCAAACCCGGCATGTTCCGGGCGATCCAGGAGCAGGTCCTCTATCTCTACCGTGAAAAGAAGCAGCCCCTCCTCCTTGCCATCGATGAGGCACAGTATCTCTCTACCGGCATTCTGGAGGATATCAAGATGCTCATGAATTACGGCTATGATTCCCTCAACTGCTTTACTCTCATACTCTGTGGGGAGCCCCATCTGAACAATACGCTCAAAAAGCCCGTCCATGAGGCACTGCGGCAGCGTGTTACCGTCCACTATAACTTCTCCGGGCTCTCCGATTCGGAAGTCGGGCAGTATGTCCTCCACAAGATCGCCTGTGCTGGCGGAGCTTCCTCCATTATTGACCATGCAGCCCTGTGTGCTGTCCACAGCCACTCCCAGGGCAGTCCCAGGCTTGTTGATAACCTGATGACCAACGCGCTGACACTTGGGGCACAGATGGAAAAGAAGGTCATTGATACAGAGGTCATCCTGGCTTCCGTCAGCAGCCAGAACCTCGGCTAA
- a CDS encoding DDE-type integrase/transposase/recombinase, with protein sequence MHYNTKNFSDASAMAQFRLALIAPVIHGLYPDASRNAYYQRVTEKPLTLPDGSVFQYSPKTLSKWASLYQNGGIDALMPRERSDKGSTRALPDTAIEEIYRLKEAFPRLNATQIHRHLVEEAFIPASVSVCAVQRFVKKHDLKSARNPSMRDRKAFEEDAFGKMWQADTCYLPYITEGGQRRRVYCIMIIDDHSRFLVGGGLFYNDNAYNFQKVLKNAVASHGIPAKLYVDNGCSYSNEQLSLICGSIGTVLLHTKVRDGASKAKIERQFRTFKETWLYTLDMDSITSLAQFNSLLRDYIRTYNTSMHSGIGCTPMERYQKTRCAIQMPKSREWLEECFLNRINRKVNKDSTVSIDKVSYDVPMQFISSKVEIRFLPDDMSSAYILYEGEHYPIRPTDKNENCRTKRNNTPSIDYSKIGGAC encoded by the coding sequence ATGCATTACAACACCAAAAACTTTTCAGACGCATCTGCTATGGCACAGTTCCGGCTCGCACTCATTGCACCGGTCATCCATGGCCTTTATCCGGATGCGTCCAGAAACGCCTATTACCAGCGGGTAACGGAAAAACCCCTCACCCTGCCTGACGGCTCTGTATTCCAGTACAGCCCCAAGACCCTCAGCAAGTGGGCCTCTCTTTACCAGAATGGCGGCATTGACGCGCTCATGCCCCGGGAACGTTCCGACAAAGGCTCCACACGCGCCTTGCCGGACACGGCCATTGAAGAGATCTACCGGCTGAAAGAGGCTTTCCCACGCTTAAACGCAACCCAGATCCACCGCCATCTTGTGGAGGAAGCTTTTATCCCCGCCTCTGTCAGCGTCTGCGCCGTCCAGCGCTTCGTGAAAAAGCATGACCTGAAGTCGGCGCGCAATCCATCTATGAGGGACAGGAAAGCTTTTGAGGAAGATGCCTTTGGGAAAATGTGGCAGGCGGATACCTGTTACCTCCCTTATATCACGGAAGGCGGGCAGCGCAGGAGGGTTTACTGCATTATGATCATTGATGACCACTCGCGTTTCCTGGTGGGCGGCGGCCTTTTTTATAACGATAACGCCTATAACTTCCAGAAAGTTTTAAAAAACGCAGTTGCCTCCCACGGCATTCCGGCGAAACTCTATGTCGACAATGGCTGCAGCTACTCAAATGAACAGCTCTCCCTGATCTGCGGCTCCATCGGCACGGTCCTCCTTCATACAAAAGTGCGGGACGGCGCCAGCAAGGCCAAGATCGAACGCCAGTTCAGGACATTCAAGGAGACCTGGCTTTATACGCTGGACATGGATTCCATCACGTCCCTGGCACAGTTCAATTCCCTCCTGCGGGACTATATCCGCACCTACAATACTTCCATGCATTCCGGCATCGGCTGTACCCCCATGGAACGTTACCAGAAGACGCGCTGTGCCATACAGATGCCAAAGTCCAGGGAATGGCTGGAGGAATGTTTCTTAAACCGCATCAACAGGAAGGTGAATAAGGATTCCACTGTCTCCATCGACAAGGTCTCCTATGACGTCCCCATGCAGTTCATCTCATCCAAAGTTGAGATCCGCTTCCTTCCCGACGATATGTCCTCTGCCTACATCCTTTATGAGGGGGAGCATTATCCCATCCGGCCGACAGATAAAAATGAAAACTGCAGGACAAAACGTAACAACACCCCTTCTATTGATTATTCAAAGATAGGAGGTGCCTGCTGA
- a CDS encoding DUF6431 domain-containing protein produces MSACSKKQHTFILTILLYSSIVFMEQKRERTAPPTVRSFSHTPAYLPYTGSCPTHEALASLTFIMIRNNSLFCKLIRIKSSSKKLFDSFMDGFRPELQTCPCCGAKGACSVHAYYERSLADFVGGKPVWHSLCILRLVCSCGHTHAILPDFIIPYSSYGLFFILRVLAEYFLRLASVEKICARFCINQNQLYHWLSLFKKQKEEWLGLLSSRESSGLSFLKGLFRMPAYSGFASGFVRRFSVSFLQSHRNPAAYCQQQFGP; encoded by the coding sequence ATGTCAGCGTGCAGTAAAAAACAGCACACTTTTATCTTGACCATCCTGCTCTATTCCAGTATAGTTTTTATGGAACAAAAAAGAGAAAGAACAGCCCCTCCTACAGTTCGTTCTTTCTCTCATACACCAGCATACCTGCCATATACGGGATCATGTCCCACTCATGAGGCTTTGGCATCACTGACATTTATTATGATAAGAAATAATTCCCTGTTTTGCAAGTTAATTCGTATAAAATCTTCATCAAAAAAGCTTTTTGACTCCTTCATGGACGGTTTCCGGCCTGAACTACAGACCTGCCCCTGTTGTGGGGCAAAGGGAGCTTGTTCCGTCCATGCCTATTATGAACGTTCCCTGGCTGATTTCGTTGGTGGAAAGCCTGTCTGGCACAGCCTCTGTATCCTGCGCCTTGTCTGTTCCTGCGGCCATACCCATGCCATCCTTCCGGATTTCATCATCCCTTATTCCTCCTACGGCCTTTTCTTTATCCTCCGTGTCCTGGCGGAATATTTCCTTCGGCTTGCTTCCGTAGAAAAAATCTGCGCACGCTTCTGTATTAACCAAAACCAGCTCTACCATTGGCTTTCCCTGTTCAAAAAGCAGAAGGAAGAGTGGCTGGGCCTTCTCTCTTCCAGGGAGTCCTCCGGCCTCTCTTTCCTGAAAGGCCTTTTTCGGATGCCCGCTTATTCCGGCTTTGCATCCGGTTTTGTCCGCCGCTTCTCTGTCTCCTTCCTCCAGTCCCACAGAAATCCGGCGGCTTACTGCCAACAGCAGTTCGGCCCCTGA
- a CDS encoding flavodoxin family protein has protein sequence MKVIAINGSPRKRWNTAQLLQQALKGAESVGAETEFINLYDLKYRGCVSCFGCKRKDAVPCKCYMKDDLTSALEKVHNADALLLGSPIYFGDITGQMRCFLERLSFPAMTYDDYGKQLYNGQINVAFFFTMNVGDEYAEMYKSVFENNTNLLKKFGGMTEYYLATDTLQFDDYSKFQTGQFDENAKRQRHEEQFPKDLENAFEIGKRLVSK, from the coding sequence ATGAAAGTAATAGCGATAAATGGAAGTCCCAGGAAAAGATGGAATACAGCCCAACTATTGCAGCAGGCACTCAAAGGGGCAGAATCAGTTGGAGCAGAAACGGAATTTATTAATTTGTACGATTTGAAATATCGGGGCTGCGTTAGTTGTTTTGGATGCAAACGCAAAGATGCTGTTCCGTGTAAATGTTATATGAAAGATGATTTAACTTCCGCACTTGAAAAGGTGCATAATGCAGACGCTCTTTTATTGGGGAGTCCGATTTACTTTGGTGACATTACTGGGCAGATGCGTTGTTTCCTGGAACGTCTGTCCTTCCCTGCCATGACCTACGATGATTATGGAAAACAGCTTTATAACGGACAAATAAATGTTGCATTTTTCTTTACTATGAATGTTGGTGATGAATATGCGGAAATGTATAAGTCGGTTTTTGAGAACAACACTAATTTATTAAAAAAATTTGGCGGAATGACGGAATATTATCTGGCTACAGATACACTTCAATTTGATGATTATTCTAAATTCCAAACGGGACAGTTTGATGAAAATGCTAAACGTCAACGTCATGAGGAGCAGTTTCCGAAGGATTTAGAGAATGCATTTGAGATTGGTAAGCGATTAGTGAGCAAATAA
- a CDS encoding LURP-one-related family protein, producing MKLLFKQRFFSWFDSYDIYNEAGETVYVVRGQLSWGHCLKIFDTNGYEIGTVKERVFTFLPKFEMYMGQQYIGCISKEFSLFKPQYNIDCNGWHIEGNFFEWDYSIIGANGQPVATVSKELFNWTDTYTINVYNPQDAIYALMLVLAIDAEKCSRND from the coding sequence GTGAAACTGTTATTTAAACAAAGGTTTTTTTCGTGGTTTGACAGCTACGATATTTATAACGAGGCTGGCGAAACCGTCTATGTCGTAAGAGGTCAGCTTTCTTGGGGACACTGTCTTAAGATCTTTGATACAAACGGTTATGAGATTGGAACGGTTAAAGAGCGCGTCTTTACCTTCCTGCCGAAGTTTGAGATGTATATGGGCCAGCAGTATATCGGCTGCATCAGCAAGGAGTTCTCTTTATTCAAACCCCAATACAATATTGACTGCAACGGCTGGCATATTGAAGGTAATTTTTTTGAGTGGGATTATAGTATCATCGGCGCAAACGGGCAACCGGTAGCCACTGTGTCAAAGGAATTGTTTAATTGGACAGATACCTATACAATCAATGTTTATAATCCGCAGGATGCCATTTATGCGCTTATGTTGGTGCTTGCAATCGATGCCGAAAAATGTTCAAGGAATGATTGA
- a CDS encoding GNAT family protein codes for MYINTMIIKDKKDREIILRTAEENDAEKLIDYLKITAAETPFLIREPDEITLSIKQEQDFIRTKKDSENELLLIAEIGGRHIGNCSLMSIGGYKRYRHRCDIAIALYKEYCGLGIGKAMLETVLDIAEKAGYEQAELEVIVDNKPAIALYEKLGFKIYGTFPDNMKYEDGSYVDAYWMMKKLGI; via the coding sequence ATGTATATTAATACCATGATTATAAAAGATAAAAAAGATAGGGAGATAATTCTTAGAACTGCTGAGGAAAATGATGCTGAGAAGTTAATAGATTATTTAAAAATTACAGCAGCCGAAACACCATTTTTGATTCGTGAACCTGATGAAATAACATTGTCAATAAAACAAGAACAAGACTTTATAAGGACTAAAAAGGATAGCGAGAATGAATTATTACTGATTGCTGAAATCGGAGGCAGACATATAGGGAATTGTTCTCTAATGAGTATTGGAGGATATAAAAGATATAGGCATAGATGTGATATTGCGATTGCGCTATATAAAGAATATTGCGGCTTAGGAATTGGAAAAGCAATGTTGGAAACTGTTTTAGATATTGCTGAAAAGGCTGGATATGAACAGGCGGAACTTGAGGTGATTGTGGATAATAAACCTGCGATAGCTTTATATGAGAAACTTGGATTTAAAATATATGGAACCTTTCCAGATAACATGAAGTATGAAGATGGTTCATATGTTGATGCGTATTGGATGATGAAAAAGCTTGGAATTTAA